The Kroppenstedtia pulmonis genome has a segment encoding these proteins:
- the ftsE gene encoding cell division ATP-binding protein FtsE, with protein MIEMHDVYKVYGNGVKALNGINMKIDQGEFVYVVGPSGAGKSTFIKLMYREEKPTHGVILINGVNVKRVRDWKIPYLRRNIGVVFQDYKLLPHMTAYQNVAFAMEAVEAPTRKIKRRVQEVLELVGLYDRMNALPSQLSGGEQQRVSIARAMVNNPGFLIADEPTGNLDPENSWDIMYLLEEINTQGTTVVMATHNREIVNTMRKRVIAIEQGLIVRDEEQGEYGYED; from the coding sequence GTGATTGAAATGCACGATGTATACAAGGTTTATGGCAATGGTGTCAAGGCCTTGAACGGAATCAACATGAAAATTGACCAGGGTGAATTTGTCTATGTCGTCGGCCCCAGTGGGGCGGGAAAAAGTACCTTCATTAAATTGATGTACAGGGAAGAAAAACCGACTCACGGTGTTATTTTGATCAACGGTGTCAATGTCAAACGGGTGAGAGATTGGAAGATTCCTTATTTGCGCCGGAATATCGGGGTGGTTTTCCAGGACTACAAGTTGTTGCCCCATATGACGGCCTATCAAAATGTTGCCTTTGCGATGGAAGCGGTGGAAGCCCCTACCCGCAAAATTAAGCGCAGGGTGCAGGAAGTTTTGGAGTTGGTGGGGCTGTATGACCGGATGAATGCTTTGCCCTCCCAGTTATCCGGGGGAGAACAGCAACGGGTTTCCATCGCCAGGGCCATGGTGAACAACCCCGGCTTTCTGATTGCCGATGAGCCGACAGGAAACCTGGACCCTGAAAACTCCTGGGATATCATGTACTTGCTGGAGGAGATCAATACACAGGGAACCACAGTGGTAATGGCTACCCACAACAGAGAAATTGTGAACACCATGCGGAAAAGAGTGATTGCGATTGAGCAGGGCTTGATTGTCCGTGACGAAGAGCAGGGGGAATACGGTTATGAAGATTGA
- the argH gene encoding argininosuccinate lyase yields the protein MKLWGGRFTKPTNQLVEEYTASISFDHILVEEDIRGSLAHVKMLGHCGVLKKEETEQIVAGLKKIREKVALGKVDFSVAYEDIHMNIEKMLIDEIGPVGGKLHTGRSRNDQVALDMHLYLRARTVDMVQGLLALRKALTEKAERYIDAILPGYTHLQRAQPVRFAHHLLAYADMFGRDTERLMDSYKRVNTMPLGAGAIAGTTFPIDRDYVARELGFSRLYENSMDAVSDRDYLVEFLHIASLIMVHLSRLSEELILWSSEEFGYVELDDAFCTGSSMMPQKKNPDVPELIRGKTGRVLGHWVGLMTTLKALPLTYNKDMQEDKEGIFDTVATLSGALSLMAPMIAGMTVKEKKMRQHAEQGFTNATDLADYLVTKGVPFRQAHEIVGKLVLHCIQQQKSLLELDLKEFQNYHSSIEGDIYEKLQVENVADARSSHAGTAKIRVMASLEKKKEEFDETLRWLETVTY from the coding sequence ATGAAGCTTTGGGGCGGGCGCTTTACGAAGCCAACCAACCAATTGGTTGAAGAGTATACGGCATCCATCAGCTTTGATCACATTCTGGTGGAAGAGGATATCCGGGGAAGTTTGGCCCATGTGAAGATGTTGGGTCATTGCGGTGTATTGAAGAAGGAAGAGACGGAACAGATCGTGGCGGGTCTCAAAAAGATCCGGGAAAAAGTCGCCCTGGGTAAAGTGGATTTTTCAGTGGCTTACGAAGATATTCACATGAACATCGAAAAAATGTTGATCGATGAGATCGGGCCGGTGGGGGGGAAGCTCCACACCGGTCGAAGCCGCAATGATCAGGTGGCCCTGGATATGCACTTATACCTTCGGGCTCGAACCGTGGATATGGTTCAAGGTTTGTTGGCCTTGCGCAAAGCCCTGACAGAGAAGGCAGAGAGATACATCGATGCCATCTTGCCGGGTTATACCCATTTGCAGCGGGCTCAACCGGTTCGCTTTGCTCATCATCTCCTGGCCTATGCGGATATGTTTGGACGGGATACAGAGAGATTGATGGATAGTTACAAACGGGTCAACACCATGCCCCTGGGGGCAGGGGCCATTGCAGGTACCACCTTTCCCATTGACCGGGACTATGTAGCACGGGAACTGGGCTTTAGCCGGCTTTACGAAAACAGCATGGACGCCGTCAGTGATCGGGATTATCTGGTGGAATTCCTTCACATCGCTTCCCTGATCATGGTTCATCTGTCACGGTTGTCAGAGGAGCTGATCCTTTGGTCCAGTGAAGAGTTCGGCTATGTGGAACTGGACGATGCTTTTTGTACAGGGAGCAGTATGATGCCCCAGAAGAAAAATCCCGATGTACCGGAGCTGATCCGGGGAAAAACCGGTCGGGTGTTGGGGCATTGGGTAGGGTTGATGACGACATTAAAAGCCCTCCCCCTGACGTATAACAAGGATATGCAGGAAGATAAAGAAGGGATCTTTGATACCGTTGCCACCCTTTCCGGTGCCTTGTCCCTGATGGCCCCCATGATCGCGGGAATGACAGTGAAAGAAAAAAAGATGCGCCAACACGCGGAACAAGGCTTTACCAATGCCACGGATTTGGCTGATTATTTGGTTACCAAAGGGGTTCCTTTTCGACAAGCCCATGAAATCGTGGGAAAACTGGTTCTCCATTGCATTCAACAACAGAAAAGTTTGTTGGAGTTGGACCTGAAAGAGTTTCAAAACTACCATTCCTCTATCGAAGGGGATATCTATGAAAAATTGCAGGTGGAAAATGTTGCAGATGCGAGAAGTTCCCACGCCGGAACAGCTAAAATCCGGGTAATGGCATCTTTGGAAAAGAAAAAAGAAGAATTTGATGAAACCTTGCGCTGGTTGGAAACCGTTACTTATTGA
- the ftsX gene encoding permease-like cell division protein FtsX produces the protein MKIETMVRHTQEAFRSLIRNNWMTFAAVSAVAVTLLIFGIFLIFAFNISYMASELDKQVAIRASIVPNATPDDIDQLQNQVEKDSAVKSVVFVSKEEGLKRMKEQWGDDEKFLKGLENDNPLPDTLEIQAKDPQTTQSLAKKIGQYNLVEHVDYGEGVTDRLLDLSSWVRNVVMIFGLSLAILAAFLISNTIKLTIFARRREIEIMRLVGASNWFIRWPFFIEGGMIGILGAIVPVTVVLLGYNAVLQILGAGDAYSFFKLRGMWPLSLYVGGITMIMGVIIGVWGSLISIRRFLRV, from the coding sequence ATGAAGATTGAGACCATGGTTCGACATACTCAGGAAGCTTTTCGGAGTCTCATTCGAAACAACTGGATGACCTTTGCCGCTGTCAGTGCCGTGGCGGTTACCTTGCTTATTTTTGGGATTTTCCTTATTTTTGCCTTTAATATCAGTTATATGGCATCCGAACTGGACAAGCAAGTGGCGATCCGGGCTTCGATAGTGCCTAACGCGACTCCGGATGATATCGACCAGTTGCAGAACCAAGTCGAAAAAGACAGTGCCGTTAAAAGCGTTGTTTTTGTGTCCAAAGAAGAAGGTTTGAAAAGAATGAAGGAGCAATGGGGAGACGACGAGAAGTTCCTGAAGGGACTGGAAAACGACAACCCGTTGCCGGACACCCTTGAAATTCAGGCGAAGGATCCCCAGACCACACAAAGTCTGGCCAAAAAGATCGGTCAGTACAATTTGGTGGAACATGTGGACTATGGAGAGGGAGTGACAGACCGTCTTTTGGACTTGTCCTCCTGGGTGCGCAACGTCGTCATGATTTTTGGACTGAGCCTGGCGATTCTGGCGGCCTTTCTGATCTCCAATACGATTAAGTTGACCATTTTCGCCCGTCGCCGTGAAATTGAAATCATGCGGTTGGTGGGTGCCAGTAACTGGTTTATTCGTTGGCCCTTTTTTATTGAAGGGGGTATGATCGGAATTCTGGGTGCGATTGTACCGGTAACCGTTGTGCTCCTCGGTTACAATGCCGTTTTGCAGATTTTGGGAGCGGGGGATGCCTACAGCTTCTTCAAACTGCGTGGTATGTGGCCCCTCTCCCTGTATGTAGGGGGAATTACGATGATCATGGGTGTGATCATCGGGGTATGGGGAAGTTTGATCTCGATTCGACGGTTCCTGCGTGTCTGA
- a CDS encoding glutathionylspermidine synthase family protein, translated as MDSYIQRRRQLYEPMRQEGIFTWDWCYGQEYGLASLHEISLSFRRELAFASEALGEIFRKVVAVVQQGEDSLLQELGLPEATWEAVRLAIPESVTLIGRFDFAQTPEGLKMLEFNSDTPTGIVEAFYANGQACDFFGVEDPNQGMEQDLQEGFRSLVAGYRQKRDHIVFSALGWHEEDAGTTRYLMDRSRLPAQFVPLEDLQVEEGGLVAKTDDGLLPVDVWFRLHPLEMLVQDRDSDGYPTGVRLLELITAGKVISINPPGAFIAQTKALQALIWNLHEKGQFFSPAEHHIIDTYMLPTYMENRFQGESPYVVKPIFGREGGAVVLHEADGSVMATDGEDAYWDQPMVYQKKAELEQVKTETLKGSFTGHLLWGSFLINGKASAILARIDGPITGNLSYFLPVGLKKT; from the coding sequence ATGGATTCCTATATACAACGCCGCCGGCAACTGTATGAGCCCATGCGACAGGAAGGTATTTTTACCTGGGATTGGTGCTACGGTCAGGAATACGGTTTGGCTTCACTTCATGAAATATCCCTGTCTTTTCGCCGGGAACTGGCTTTTGCTTCCGAGGCTTTAGGGGAGATATTTCGCAAAGTGGTTGCTGTGGTTCAGCAGGGAGAGGATTCCTTGCTACAGGAGCTGGGTTTGCCTGAGGCGACCTGGGAGGCTGTCCGTCTGGCCATTCCGGAAAGTGTGACCTTGATTGGTCGCTTCGATTTTGCCCAAACTCCCGAGGGACTGAAAATGCTGGAGTTTAACAGTGATACACCGACGGGGATCGTAGAAGCTTTTTACGCCAATGGACAGGCTTGTGATTTTTTCGGCGTGGAGGACCCCAATCAAGGGATGGAACAGGATTTACAGGAAGGATTTCGAAGTCTGGTGGCGGGTTACCGGCAAAAGAGGGATCATATCGTATTCAGTGCCTTGGGTTGGCATGAGGAAGATGCCGGGACCACTCGCTATCTGATGGATCGTTCCCGTTTGCCTGCTCAGTTCGTTCCCCTGGAGGATTTGCAGGTGGAGGAAGGGGGGTTGGTAGCCAAAACGGATGACGGACTCCTCCCCGTCGATGTGTGGTTTCGGCTTCATCCCCTGGAAATGCTGGTTCAGGATCGGGATTCCGACGGATATCCCACAGGTGTCCGGCTGTTGGAATTGATAACGGCTGGCAAGGTGATTTCCATCAATCCACCTGGGGCCTTCATCGCTCAAACCAAGGCCTTGCAGGCTCTGATTTGGAACCTTCACGAAAAGGGGCAGTTTTTCTCTCCAGCGGAACACCACATCATCGATACGTATATGTTGCCCACCTACATGGAGAATCGGTTTCAGGGTGAGTCTCCCTATGTGGTGAAACCGATATTTGGCCGGGAAGGGGGAGCGGTTGTCCTCCATGAGGCAGATGGCTCCGTGATGGCCACCGATGGTGAAGATGCCTACTGGGATCAGCCGATGGTGTATCAGAAGAAGGCGGAGCTGGAACAGGTGAAGACTGAAACCTTGAAAGGCTCCTTTACCGGTCATCTTTTATGGGGATCTTTTTTAATCAACGGAAAAGCTTCCGCTATTTTGGCCCGGATTGACGGTCCCATTACCGGGAACTTGTCTTACTTTCTGCCAGTCGGTTTAAAGAAAACATAA
- a CDS encoding VWA domain-containing protein — MTLRKVLIPVLFILSLFLSGCMSYGESESKKEESFQAATDIEGILKEQPGVYGGKNFDPEQVKEEMDKLPDGVSAKEAYNRLVELMGEDYKEVDQKIQAFDPSYRVGGLNQEEGGGDRKKGEKKARRVHMEILLDASGSMAGKVDGKVKMDQAKQAIQSFVSGMPEHVQVSLRVYGHRGSNAKKDKEISCAETEQVYPMDSYNEMRFNTALNKFKPTGWTPLAKAMQEARRDLQSNAGDGVHNVVYIVSDGVETCGGDPIREAQELHLSEIEAVVNIIGFDLDKKEEQALKQVAKAGGGSYRTARNGSDMNEILRENQRKTRNIVRSVAYRNNHAVGMTRHRMNMMDQIGKLVSENGAKRGLLVIRYQREAQRLKKAVAYLSRQGKISSSEREKLDRKIEKRIEELKNYRQDQAKEMSDQLKQSLKKANEEIKENAGG; from the coding sequence ATGACTTTAAGAAAAGTATTGATCCCCGTTCTTTTTATCCTATCCCTTTTTCTGTCTGGTTGTATGTCTTACGGGGAATCGGAATCGAAGAAGGAGGAGTCCTTTCAAGCTGCTACAGATATTGAAGGGATTTTAAAGGAACAACCAGGGGTCTATGGCGGTAAAAATTTTGATCCTGAGCAGGTAAAAGAAGAAATGGACAAGCTCCCTGATGGAGTATCCGCAAAAGAGGCCTATAACCGCTTGGTTGAACTGATGGGGGAGGATTACAAAGAGGTGGATCAAAAAATCCAAGCTTTTGATCCCTCTTATCGTGTTGGTGGCCTCAATCAGGAAGAAGGGGGAGGGGACAGGAAAAAAGGAGAAAAGAAGGCCCGACGAGTTCATATGGAGATTCTGTTGGACGCCAGTGGCAGTATGGCGGGGAAAGTGGATGGGAAGGTGAAGATGGATCAGGCGAAACAGGCGATCCAATCCTTTGTTTCAGGAATGCCGGAACATGTTCAAGTTTCCCTGCGGGTGTACGGTCACCGAGGAAGCAATGCCAAAAAAGATAAGGAAATATCCTGTGCTGAAACAGAACAGGTGTATCCTATGGATTCCTATAATGAAATGCGCTTCAATACTGCGCTAAACAAGTTTAAACCGACAGGATGGACCCCATTGGCCAAAGCGATGCAGGAGGCTCGACGGGATCTTCAGTCGAATGCCGGGGACGGGGTTCATAATGTGGTCTATATCGTCAGTGATGGGGTAGAAACATGTGGCGGTGATCCGATCAGAGAGGCCCAGGAGTTACATCTGTCTGAGATCGAGGCGGTGGTAAACATCATCGGTTTTGACTTGGATAAAAAGGAAGAGCAGGCCTTAAAACAGGTGGCGAAAGCCGGCGGAGGATCCTATAGAACCGCCAGGAACGGATCCGATATGAATGAAATCCTACGAGAGAACCAACGGAAAACACGGAACATTGTACGCAGTGTTGCTTACCGTAACAATCATGCAGTCGGGATGACCCGTCATCGGATGAACATGATGGATCAAATCGGTAAACTTGTCAGCGAAAATGGCGCCAAGAGAGGTCTGCTGGTTATTCGGTACCAACGGGAGGCTCAACGATTAAAAAAAGCAGTTGCTTACCTGTCACGTCAGGGGAAAATCAGTTCGTCTGAACGGGAGAAATTGGACCGGAAAATCGAAAAGCGGATTGAAGAACTTAAAAACTATCGTCAGGATCAAGCCAAGGAAATGTCAGACCAGCTGAAACAATCCTTAAAAAAAGCAAACGAGGAGATCAAAGAGAACGCAGGGGGTTAA
- a CDS encoding argininosuccinate synthase has translation MGKGKIVLAYSGGLDTSVAIKWLQEKYGYDVVAVALDVGEGKDLDFVRKKALQVGAVKSLVVDTRQWFADHYLLPALKFNAMYEGKYPLVSALSRPLIAEVLVHVACEEGAVAVAHGCTGKGNDQVRFELAVKALKPDLKVVAPVREWAMSRDEEIAYAQKHGIPIPVDLDNPYSIDQNLWGRSCECGVLENPWAAPPEEAYEWTAPVASTPNEADEVEITFEKGVPTSLNGEKIPFHKLLSRLNQLAGKHGVGRIDHVENRLVGIKSREVYECPAAITLITAHRELEFLTQTRELAQYKPQVEQKWAQLVYEGLWFSPLKKALDAFVEETQSNVTGTVRVSLFKGHATVTGRKSPYSLYHEKLATYTPSDTFDHQAAVGFIKLWGLPTEVHAAVNSKKGDKEIHEALGRALYEANQPIG, from the coding sequence ATGGGGAAGGGCAAAATCGTATTGGCCTATTCTGGTGGTTTAGATACATCGGTAGCTATTAAGTGGTTGCAGGAAAAATACGGGTATGATGTAGTGGCTGTGGCGTTGGACGTGGGAGAGGGAAAGGATCTGGACTTTGTCAGGAAAAAAGCGCTTCAAGTAGGAGCTGTGAAATCACTGGTGGTGGATACCCGTCAGTGGTTTGCCGACCATTATTTGTTGCCGGCCCTGAAGTTCAATGCCATGTATGAGGGGAAATACCCGCTGGTATCTGCATTGTCCCGGCCTTTGATCGCTGAAGTGCTGGTACATGTCGCTTGTGAGGAAGGGGCTGTGGCAGTGGCCCATGGCTGTACCGGAAAAGGAAATGACCAGGTTCGGTTTGAATTGGCGGTGAAAGCCCTGAAACCTGACTTGAAAGTAGTGGCACCGGTACGGGAATGGGCGATGTCACGGGATGAAGAGATCGCTTATGCCCAAAAACATGGGATTCCGATTCCCGTTGATTTGGATAATCCCTACAGCATCGATCAAAACTTATGGGGGAGAAGCTGTGAATGCGGAGTGTTGGAAAATCCCTGGGCGGCTCCACCGGAGGAAGCTTACGAATGGACAGCTCCTGTTGCTTCCACTCCCAATGAGGCGGATGAGGTGGAAATTACCTTTGAAAAGGGAGTACCAACTTCGTTAAACGGCGAAAAAATACCCTTTCATAAGCTGTTGTCCCGGCTGAACCAATTGGCGGGTAAACATGGGGTGGGACGGATTGATCATGTGGAAAACCGCCTGGTGGGCATCAAATCCCGGGAAGTATACGAATGTCCGGCGGCGATCACCTTAATTACGGCTCACCGTGAACTGGAGTTTTTAACCCAAACCCGTGAACTGGCTCAGTATAAGCCCCAGGTGGAGCAGAAATGGGCCCAATTGGTATATGAAGGTCTCTGGTTCTCCCCCTTGAAAAAGGCCCTGGACGCCTTTGTGGAAGAAACCCAGTCCAATGTGACGGGAACGGTTCGTGTTTCCCTGTTTAAAGGGCATGCCACCGTAACCGGACGAAAATCCCCCTACTCCCTTTACCATGAAAAACTGGCCACATACACCCCGTCCGATACCTTTGATCATCAGGCCGCCGTCGGTTTTATCAAGCTGTGGGGATTGCCTACGGAAGTCCATGCTGCGGTGAACAGCAAAAAGGGGGACAAAGAGATCCATGAAGCTTTGGGGCGGGCGCTTTACGAAGCCAACCAACCAATTGGTTGA
- a CDS encoding DUF350 domain-containing protein, with amino-acid sequence MGVQWPYLLNFLIYLSVSLPLLILGMVMFLFTTPYKEFQLIREGADTEDVQKRDAAKAAVLDLGGKTLGLSLVIASAIYHTMHVMDLIIWGIVASVFQVLIFYLLELLTPFRMVSEIPKGNVPVGMFTCFLSVATGLMIAALISY; translated from the coding sequence ATGGGAGTACAATGGCCTTATTTACTTAATTTCCTAATCTATTTAAGTGTTTCACTGCCACTGCTGATTCTGGGGATGGTGATGTTCTTGTTCACTACACCGTATAAAGAATTTCAGCTGATTCGGGAAGGAGCCGACACTGAGGATGTACAGAAGAGAGATGCCGCCAAAGCGGCTGTGTTGGATCTGGGAGGAAAAACCCTGGGGCTGTCTCTTGTGATCGCTTCCGCCATCTATCATACCATGCATGTGATGGATCTGATTATCTGGGGGATCGTCGCCTCTGTTTTTCAGGTACTGATTTTTTACTTACTGGAACTTCTCACTCCCTTTCGTATGGTTTCCGAAATTCCCAAGGGAAATGTACCGGTAGGGATGTTTACCTGTTTCCTCAGCGTTGCCACCGGTCTGATGATAGCAGCCTTAATCAGTTATTGA